One Trichocoleus desertorum ATA4-8-CV12 DNA window includes the following coding sequences:
- a CDS encoding photosystem II D2 protein (photosystem q(a) protein), protein MTIAMGRARAERGWFDALDDWLKRDRFVFVGWSGILLFPCAFLAIGGWMTG, encoded by the coding sequence ATGACCATAGCAATGGGACGCGCGCGGGCAGAGCGGGGGTGGTTCGACGCCCTCGACGACTGGCTCAAACGCGATCGCTTCGTCTTCGTCGGCTGGTCCGGGATTCTCCTGTTCCCCTGCGCCTTCTTGGCAATTGGCGGCTGGATGACCGGA